In Carassius gibelio isolate Cgi1373 ecotype wild population from Czech Republic chromosome B2, carGib1.2-hapl.c, whole genome shotgun sequence, a single genomic region encodes these proteins:
- the ptf1a gene encoding pancreas transcription factor 1 subunit alpha has product MDTVLDPFTGLDSFSSPYFDDDDFFTDHSSRDHLDTDDFLDEDVDFLTNQIQEYYKDSRISQDGDYCDVGNFSFSSSSSTFSYGCADSTSELSPHRDGPLLKRRRRMRSEVEMQQLRQAANVRERRRMQSINDAFEGLRSHIPTLPYEKRLSKVDTLRLAIGYINFLAELVQSDMPIRNPHSDSLNQPKKVIICHRGTRSPSPNDPDYGLPPLAGHSLSWTDEKQLKDQNIIRTAKVWTPEDPRKLHLKSSINNIENEPPFNFIS; this is encoded by the exons ATGGACACTGTGTTGGATCCATTCACAGGCTTGGACTCCTTCTCCTCCCCTTATTTCGACGACGATGACTTCTTCACGGACCACTCGTCGAGGGACCACTTGGACACAGACGACTTTTTGGACGAGGACGTTGATTTCCTCACCAATCAAATCCAAGAATATTATAAGGACAGCCGGATATCACAGGACGGAGATTATTGTGACGTTGGCAACTTCTCTTTTTCCTCGTCGTCTTCGACTTTCTCGTACGGATGCGCTGACAGCACCTCGGAACTGTCCCCTCACAGAGACGGACCCTTGCTGAAGAGGCGGAGGCGCATGAGATCCGAAGTGGAGATGCAACAGTTGCGTCAAGCTGCCAACGTCCGGGAGCGACGGAGGATGCAGTCCATTAACGACGCTTTCGAGGGACTGCGATCTCACATCCCTACTCTGCCATACGAGAAGAGACTTTCGAAAGTTGACACTTTACGTCTGGCAATCGGCTACATAAACTTCCTTGCAGAACTCGTGCAGTCCGACATGCCCATCCGTAACCCACACAGTGATTCTTTAAACCAACCTAAAAAGGTCATCATTTGCCACAGAGGAACAA gaTCCCCATCTCCAAATGACCCAGACTACGGTTTGCCTCCTCTCGCCGGACACTCTCTGTCATGGACTGATGAGAAGCAGTTAAAGGACCAGAACATCATTAGGACAGCGAAAGTTTGGACCCCAGAGGACCCACGAAAGTTGCACTTAAAATCATCCATCAACAACATTGAGAATGAACCCCCTTTTAACTTTATTTCCTAA